One Dioscorea cayenensis subsp. rotundata cultivar TDr96_F1 unplaced genomic scaffold, TDr96_F1_v2_PseudoChromosome.rev07_lg8_w22 25.fasta BLBR01000808.1, whole genome shotgun sequence genomic window, aacaaaacttttaacggcaagtaaacatgataaaaccctagcgcatatcagaactaggattaaattctaaataaatagataattaaaagttatacctttcttttgataatgatTCTCAATGCACCCTTGTTTCCCTGAAATCGAAAGGGACTACAAATCGCGACTTGCCTCTACTATCACGTACACACGAATGCCTCTGAGAATCAAATAGGTATGCTGGTACCttaagaaacaacacttgtttcttggttcgaatagcaagcacccgagattcaagagaaaatgGGCTGTAGGCGAGGAGGCGACGGGTTCCGGCGACAGGATCTGACAGCGGCGGCCAAGGGAGAAGAGTTGGTGGCAactagggtttcttaagagacaatctctcaatcactctatttttttctctcttttttctttgttctcatattagggttagaccatctatttatattggaaacccaaaaccctaatttacgaaaaaaaaacccttcactcctaactAAATTAGGAAtattttctttacttgattaattaaaccattttaattaatcaaatcgATTAaattggatcaacacttaataagacccaacacGAATAAGCTATTCGTTCCAACTAATTTAggttttcaccaaaaccctaaataggtggtcaaataagtaacaaatactgaaccttgatcccggcattcttagtgtacgatcctgtaggtccatttaacattggcaatgagcttaaacaattttaacgctcataaatcataattattctctagcaagacaatacgattacccaatattaaatgaaggtcaatttcgagaattaacggaatctatcgcaacctcatacaatcctttgccattgaatatcttaattagcataaggcatggagcaagtcacccttattttaatgctaattaatttcttgatctcttagtgaattgaataggtcaagtaaatgataactcttattaTTTCCCTTGAGCGTGGCCacgcactactcagtctcactaatcaagtggccaatgatattcactctctctacaaagagggacaatcccttcacttcgctcatgtctctcagcatgaaccgcgacatgcccaaacatacccgtacttgccactcagttacAAATTATGTTAGGcataagttaaagcatgtaaggattcatccgagATCTATAGTGATTTCGGTTCCaaggattcgagtacaagaattgcttgagaaaaacacttatgactttacaaccatgtagtgttctcaagagcaaAGCGATCCAGGTACACTGTTCcgtaacatgtatctatgtcctttgattgatatcctaTATCCTATGACCCGTAAAACAAGGTCATCTCACGAAatacatactagtcttaatttattttcattcccatgaaaataatcgactagggacatttagaatattgttctagctTATgtttcaaggttttactattcAAATCACGCATTTAATAACTTaagcagaaccaatattcaaggatattttatcttattaactatgcacagaaataataatagataaaacgatgcctcataataattgtccaaataataagagttcatacaatgtattggggctagggcttacactaacactCTAAACCTCACCAGCATGATCCTTGCATAACCAATCATTACCACCATCAACACCAAATCCAACCTcagaaaaccacaaaaaaaaccCCTCACAAACCTTCACTGTTGAGACCAGCACGTTGATTCTACCAAAGACAAAACCACCAAGTCAAGAATAGCAAGGAGCCCATCATTGAAGAATAAGAGCAAGAGGATAAGCAGTGAAGGAGAGGATTGAACACGCAAatcaagagaaaagagaaggatTCAAAGCAGTGACCATGACAATAAAAACCAATCATAATTGAAAGcaataaaaacctaagaaaaccacaaatcaaatcaaaacaacCAACTGCAGTGCAAAAACcttgagaaagagagaaaaatcacCATAGATGGGAGCATTGGAGCACCTCCACTTTGCAAAACTACCATGGAACCATGAACGTGGTAAAACATTGAGTAGTTTTCAGTAAGTTAGTTATTATATGTTGTTGGAATCTTGAAATGCTGGTGCTTAAATGCAGGTTCTTGATCCCATTGATGGAACTTAAGGTTTTCTAAAAGGAATTGAAGCACTATATGTGGTATTCTTCATGGTTTAAGAACTTTATATTTACTTCATCATAAATTTTGCTTGGTTTCAATTAGTGGAAGCATGTGTCTCTCCcattattaattttctaaacATGTGTCATTAAGCTAAATCCTTCCTGGATATATATGTTGTCCTTAGATTGATGTTGTAGGTTCATGCATTGAAAAGCAGAATGATACACTTACTCACATGCTTATGTAGAATTAGCTTTCACATTACGAAGAAAGTGTTTGTAAATCCTGATGGTCACCTTAGAATCACTACAACAAATGTAGATTGTAGCGACTGATGTCAGTGGCAGACAAGGAACCTCAGCTACTACTTGGAAACTCAGTTActttaaatgaaatttatttaaactaaaTAGTCTGAATTGAAGAGTTTTGAACCCCTCCCAGAAAAGCCCCtcaactctttctctctctcccccATGATCTTTTCCATTTGCTGGATCACTTGATGCCCTAGTTTCTCTATTGAAGTTCATGCGCGGTTCCTTGGCAGTTTTGCGAAGTGGGGGTGCTCCAATGCTCTGATTTGTGGTGAGTTCTCTCGATCTCTTCTATTTTCCAGATTCCTTGATGCCCTAGTTTCTCAATATGTAGCAGGCTAGGAATCAAAAGAGAATGCATCCTTTTCCTCCCCTATCAATGGCTTTCAGGGCATTATCCAGTGTTAAAAGATTTGTACTCATCGCTTGCCTTCTCAACCACAGCACTCAGCACCAATTCCGCAAGGGAAGTACCTCCATCCTTGTCTGAATCTGCAGTACTCTGTCATCATTAATAAACCAAGCAATGGATCATCGTCAGGAAGAGACGACCAAATAGAAACTAAATTATATGAAGAAAACATTGACTACCCAAGCTGATTAGAGCCTGCACTCCAAAATCAGCAATGGTGACTTGCCTCTGGTCGTTCTTCTCAAAGATCCGACCTTTGCTAGATAGGAGGGATTCCTTGACCTAATTAATCACAAAACCAGAGAAAGATCACACCTTTATTGGGTCTATAGCTCTAATTCTATACCATAACTCAAATCTGGGATTGGGAATCCGAGTTACATCAACACAGAGCCAGCAGGTGCACTCCACGACATCAACGGCGGCTTCAAGCTCTCTGTGGAACTGCGCCTTCTCCAGTGAGAATGGGAGGCTCGCCCTGAAAAAGAGAGGGAGAAATTAGTTAATATATGGAAATTGTTCGATGTGAAAAGGAGATGAAGGGACTTTGAGACCTGGTGAGAATAAAGCGCGGCGACAATTGGCCAATGCCAAGGATCCAATCATCGGATGGTTTCTTTTTCTATAAAAACTAGGCTTGAATCCCTGTAATCTTTTGAAAAATCTTCAAAGTAGTGCGAAGAGATGGgaattcatttaattaaattcttgaaaaaataaaaatttctgaaTTGACTTTCACAATTATACATACAGAGCAAGTGAAATCACAGGTTAGAGgaataaacatgaaaaagaaaactcaataactaatataaaagctgcaaataaaaataaatcatgagtaGAAGGAGTTGGAGTTCTTCACTAATTTTCCACTATGGATATAGAAAGACTACTACAAATCAGATGATAATAATATGTTGAACACTAAAATAGAAATGTGCCACCATGTATATGTCAATAACAGCTTTCTTCTCTGATTAACCCGCCTGCCTTTTCCAAAACACAAAATGGACATCCTTCTTCTCAAGCATCTTCTCCACCTCCTCAATTGCCAGTCCTTTTGTTTCAGGcacaaaaaccatgacaaaaagCAATGCCACAACAGAAATCGTACCAAAAAACAAGAATGTCAGGGAAATCCCAATGGCTTGTGTTAGCGAAAGGAAAGACTGTGCAACAATTAGATTTGAAACCCAATTAGCAGTTGCTGCAATTCCTCCACAGACTCCTCTGAACCTCAAGGAATATATCTCTGAGTTCATAATCCAAGGCGCCGTTCCCATCCCTGGGGAGAAGAATATGATATACAAGGCTAATCCAATCAGAGCTAGCCATCCATGTTTACTTGGACATCCTCTGGTGTACCATAGTCTTCCTTCATTTTGGCATAAGTCTTTTCACTGTGTCATTTGACATCAAAACATGCTCCTGGGAATAACTGCAGCAAATGGTACAACAAAAGCTTTTTATCCATTTCATATGGTAAACTACATATTTGTATcataagaagatgaagaaagttaccttgtttgatttggaagcaCAAAATCCACAGTCCGGAGAAGAAGCTTTGAGGCATTTTGAGCAATCCCAGTTAGTAGTAGTTGCCAAACGGAAATCTGGGCAGGTATAAGGAGAGAAATGGAATGTTTCCATTGTGCTAACTCTGGGTGGGTGTGATGTACTTGCATAGAAGACAACTGATAAAAACTCAAGTGAAAGAATGAGGCCACATAGACTAATGATCAGAAGCTTCTTCCTCCCTGTTCTGTCTATGAAGTAAATGCTGACAATCGAACCCATTGCATTAAGACCTGAAGttacaagtgagagagcaagtgCTGTTTGGTTTGATGCGAAACCGGCTAACTGAATAATGGTTGGACTGTAGTACATAACTATGTTTATGCCAACAAATTGCTGAAACATCTGAAGACCAACTCCTGCAATGAGTCCTCTCCTTACCGTCTTTGTTTTTAGCAACTTAACAATGTTGATTTTTTCTGATGATCCTTCTTCATTATTGGTTTCTGCTGCAATTGAGTCTTTCAATGCTTGTATTTCTTTATCTGCTTCTTCAGCAGGGTATATTTTTCTCAGTGTTGCCTCAGCTGCTGCTTGTCTTCCCTGAAAATATTTGcaaacaaaagaattaataCTTTTGTGCCATAATagcaattttatttatatttcaatttattaatGTCAAATAAACTACAACCTTCTTGTAAAGCCATTGCGGTGATTCTGGAAGGAAAAACATTAGTATGAACTGCAATAAAGCAGGAACTCCTGCTACCCCAAGCATCCACCTCCAAGTTCCAGGTgcctgaaataaaaaaattaactgaaTTCACAACATGCATGCTTCATagtgcttttatttttgatgcCCAATTGATGGAAAACACTTACATGGGTGAATGCTAGGTTGATGAGGCATGACAGAAACTGGCCTCCAGTAAGCATAAAACAATTGATACTGATAAGTGCACCGCGTACTTCAGCCGGAGAAATTTCTGATATGTAGAGCGGGGATGTCATTGATGCTAGCCCAACACCGAGACCAGCAAAAGCACGTCTTACAATAAGTAGTGACGGCCCTGGTGTCCAAGTTAAAATTACAGCACCGAAGAAGTACAAGGCATCTgctattaaaattgaaaatcttcTTCCGAATCTATCATTGGTCCAGCCTCCAATTGCTGCTCCCAGTATTCCTCCTATAACTGCAGTACTCACGATGATACCCTGTTGCATGttgtaaacaaataattattatgtgtTTCTCTCAAGAATAAGTTTGTTTTGTTGGTTTAGAAGTAAAAGAGTGGAAATGGAGTAACAATATCTATCTCATAGGAGGAGCATTGGATCCCGATACGATTAAGTTTTTACCTATAAATAAGGGTAACCTTTGTAAGACGAGCCTCTCCACTTCGGAGGACGTAAGCGCGTTATTCTCTTGCTCTCTTCAAGTCTCGTGCGGATTATCTATTTTTCTaactattttattcttttttttttttttgataaatctctctttactttatttttttctgcttatatttttttcaaaaccctaacataaataattttttttatattaattcggCTAAAGACTTATTTAAAGACTTATTCAGATTGCCCActcagaagaaaaagaaaaaaaattgaatgatggACACAGGGAGTGGAAACCTGTAACCATGTTTTCTGATCAACAGATGAGAAATCATCACGGATGTAAAGCAGTGCACCAGAAATCACACCTGGAAGCAAAGAAGAGTGAGAGGAATATATGAATCTAAATCAAATATGCTCAAATTTTAAGATACTGAATTGAGCTTCATTGCTAATGATCATGACCAAGAAAaagtgtattaaaaaaaaatagcaaatcgGATGATGAAGATTGAAATATGGTTGAGATGATTTACCTGTATCATAGCCAAAGAGAAGGCCACCAATTGCAGCAGAAAAAGCAAGTCTAAGAACATAAGGGTTCTTCCAAACAAGTGAAAAACACTCTTTGAGATGATTTTCAGCAACACCAGCATTATCAACGTCCATCTCTTCTGTTCTACCTTTGCTTCTCTTCTCAATTTTTATTGAGCAAATTAAGTCAGAGAGGATAGCTCAAGCAGGCGGGAAAAGGAGGAGTGATTGCTAAATATACttataaaatcaatattaagtttattttaaatttaaagtttggCCATATCATTGATCTTGATAACAATCTAATCACAAGATTTGTTATTTGACTAGAATTTGCACGTGTGTGAGAGAGATATAcctatagtttaaaaatataatttttttatttaaatatttacataagTCTGATATTATAGATTTGTTATTTGACTGGATTGTGCGCACGTGTGTGTGGGCGAGAGAGATATactttagtttaaaaatataatatcttaaaaaaatagtggaaattgccaaaaaaaccctacaactttgccaaattgccaaacaaacccccatagtttcggaatacccaaaaaccccttcctttcaactccatgattttgaaaacCCCCAAAGTCACGTaacggcattaaacggagtgtatttaaaattttatggactgaAACGCTCTTGACGGAAGTCGTGGGTCGCACCCATTTCAGcaggtgtgagaggaagtgggtgggtttttttcTTAGGCATGCAAATTGctttgtcttctctcaactcgcgactcGAGCTCAACTTGCATGCCTCCAGCTCTTCTCTTCCCACTCGgcactcttccctttccaccggcgtctcgaagaagaagtcccgTCAAGTATTCGACATTTTCGTcactttgcaatctaaggtattcattatggttttttgttaactattctgttacgaagagacatttttttcggttttgttttgtggttttgttttttgttggaagacatcgAAGCTTTTCGAGGGGATTAATCAGTCtgagggttttgttagtctcgagggagatgtctcggctagggttttttgttttgtttttacattttcgtctatgtatacgatcgaaatggttttccgattgttgtgcttttgtgtaatgtttataatctacgcttTACCCTTtcagttgatatggttgcagttgtaaaaatgaggtctccgtttaaacaatgagctttaCTGCTTTAAGTTAGTTACGTCTCcgctttaattatttgtatctctgtTAATAGTATCGCCATCgctaaaaaaatgatatcggtGTTTAAGAACCGAGTGTTTACCgctttaacaaattacatttccgcttaacaatgtgTCATTATTGTCagcgagcttgtgattatggcggtcgatctagttaatgggcgatgctacttgacacccgtAGATGGAGACCGTAgggtgaattgaaagttcacatgatccctcgacatcgggagatcatccgaagaaCACCGTTCACGGCATTTCATCGAGTTGGAAGTCgtataccaagagcgggcccttcttgactctcGTTGCgagatacgataaccgcactcaataaattcaggatcgggaaagcatGCGACTTTCGAGCTCGAAGATGTGGCAATCGTTCTTGGCTCgcgttgcgatggggaggcgatcgtgtttcgtaagaagaaaaacacggtcgacttttcgaagagaggtatttatcgaagacgtCACGAGAGCACGAGACTCCATCGGGAGCACTCTTCAAACGAACTCGTTGGACGtagggagaagaggagaatttttgCCAAACCATCGATGGTGTACTCTCccggtacaatcctcttcccaaatacctcccgcTCGGTTCCCTaaccggatcgttgattatgtcgatgatctacctggaatggggcgctacgcatgggcgcaagcgacgcacaagtggcttatggaggacataccacaagccgctacccgagtgcaatctagatgcgcgggaagaagaccaacaccgggtatgttaagggttgcaCGGTAGCGCTTTAACATCCGGGTTTTACTGAGTGGACCGGAACCGAAAGAAAGTCCGTctagaagatcccaaggatcgtcgtctacggtgaaaatacttaccgaaGCAAGCTGACcgatagagacgagtttgtcatctcgaaggaaaagaggtaataattcaaaaatattttgtttaactgtagacgttaacgtttaaccatatcatttaccgtttaactttattcatctatcgtttaacattataacttaccgtttaactttgttcaactaccgtttaaacttttagtttaatgtttaatttgtttgtttactgtttaacacaataggttataactttaaatatacgagttacatgtgtaaatatagttttaattgtttaaactaaataatttcgctaagattgtttgctttacacatgctagtttcctgagctggttccggcgaatgctgatgaagaagtatttgttcgggccaaccgtcggtcggatgctattgctccggaaccgcttgctcaaaggcaagatgagagggcaacctcttccttgCGCGCTGGACGCCGTTCTCCTGCTTCCAGGCCAAAACGCATTCGTCgaggccggagaagccctcccccaccCCGCCCGACCGTGGCTTCCCTCGACCGGTCGGCCACCCGAACGTGGCAGCCTCCCGGCCAgactaggcgaggatgtcactgcaactcctGCAGGCTGTGCCgattttgatgaccgagttccctcgacttgtcgctcgggtggaggcattggaaggccggtcacagtcacaatcgactgcgccttcccttcaaacaaatgaagcacccgggatcGATACGCTGGCTCGGagttcgacgacgaggacatcatcggggtggcccttcaaagacggcctcattcagtagaagcttgcaaaaagaggaaaacaataatgcctcctgCCTCCACCCGCGTCTTgccgacgatgaaataatacGCAAAGACCATCGGCAGCAGCATCCATCGGCGGCCGATGTTGTTAACGCTGATGACATACGCCCATCACGcggaggagattgaagatggcgcTGAGTTTGTCACGCGGTGGAAAAGATCGCCGACTCGTTGTTGACGACATCATGCATACTGTGGAACCGGCTGCACTAACGATGCgagcatcaaagatggacacaatccatgaagaagaacaaccgcaTAACGTTAGTGTCTCCCATCGATGCTCGCCGCCGTggaactcacggttgagaaggtcgttgagtctATCCTCAACGGCGTgaattcacggtggaaccaacggccgACTCGTGCCGCATCGAAGCGCGCatacaatcccacaagaacaagaagcatgtaggAAGTGTCTCCGCTGATCGCTCAGTCGTGTCTCCATTAAAGGAAGccaataaaaagtagaagaacttcggaaagtcttcattccgaagaaaaaaaaatacgttGGCCAATCGCGCTTCAATAagtacgagcaggagttgataaggatcttcctcaaccgccccatggacaagtaagtttgaagtttttgatgatattgtttaaactgctttttagttaccatttaagtaggagctTAACGTTAAAATTTAcagataacatttaacttataagtgatacccttttaaatattaccgttactgctttaaacattcaatatagaatttaaagtttatactttaacgtttaattttatacttacaacattgtttacatgtctttgttccgctCAACCACGGCAAAGATCGTCGTGGAAGAATGACTACTGCGACACCACacgggccaatctattcgacccgctcgaggggaaggagatggtcgcgcatcgatgtgatggacgcattcgtatgtatcttgcaaagacgcatgagcgtagtgccatatcgttataagaggcgCGCTCCATCACACGCGCCACcggccttgttcatgtcaaagcagTCGGCACGACGCATAcgaatccacgatggctatgattggagatgccgcGCGAATCTTGCGTAAGtggacatcgtcatcctcccgataattatgagtggccacttccatgtcgccgtccttgacaatgaaaaacaagaatacaggcattattcttcatgccaaagcgaagaatacgataaaaagcgcgctagaaatggtaagtgctttaataatttgtgtttgtgtaatagtgttcgggtaaataatcggcattctaatatgaacttgtatatctcgacagcggaacctattcgacctcagatcgacatggagttgggcgagtcggcgaccgcaaagtacccgcttgttcacgacaATCGAAGCCCCACGAcgtaaaaaggaagtgtcgatcgcagcggcctatgtcatgcggtttatcgagcgacTATCACGGTGAGAAGCTACGTGCACCGCAGACTCGACGTCCCTTATttgcgattaaggtatgtttcccgTGATACTTAGGGAGGGGAGGCGTGCATCAGCAGCCCGTAGGGGAGTCTTCGCAAGCtgggttcttagtcattctttctatatttgtatacacgattctttttttaataatccagattcattgtttaacatacactttaagtgtttaagtatatagttcattgtgtaaatatcaatgtaattgtttaaactccgctTTCTTGCGTGTAAAAACGAACCCGGAGGGGAGTGTATGCATAGCGGGGTCATAGTCATagtataggtgtaatagtttcaaatgtaaaccagtttaaattcaattcattttttccgaagaacatgacaaattttgtcaatgtaaatgtacatgtatctaaattcaattaaattcattcatgCTTCGCTTTTGAGGTTccgttcttgttggatgatattgtagtccgtgaggtacattatcgggtagggttctgtttcattttcatttttcattatctGGCTAATATCGACATTCATTTTAAgcgtataatgataactttttgccctttaactttcgcttttctctgtttaagtttaggtttctctgctttaaatttaatattttctgtttaaaaatatccttattatttaataatatcaatgtaattacaacaaaaaaatatacttaatatttttccattttaaaaatatccttattacttaataatctcttatagagtgtaatgtaatgttccgatttttatgtgcgacgggagtggaaacgcttggagaaccgagcgtgtattaattacgcttggggaaccgctagcaccatcccgttgtacattttaagcggatacaaatttattttaaacgataaaaatagcagttaaacagagaataaaatatttaaaacgtaagagatatatttaaatataaagttcgatatttaaacaataataagaagtatatacacaatgcctagtcgaCAGACagattcattccacgatccgC contains:
- the LOC120255053 gene encoding LOW QUALITY PROTEIN: probable inositol transporter 2 (The sequence of the model RefSeq protein was modified relative to this genomic sequence to represent the inferred CDS: deleted 2 bases in 2 codons), which produces MDVDNAGVAENHLKECFSLVWKNPYVLRLAFSAAIGGLLFGYDTGVISGALLYIRDDFSSVDQKTWLQGIIVSTAVIGGILGAAIGGWTNDRFGRRFSILIADALYFFGAVILTWTPGPSLLIVRRAFAGLGVGLASMTSPLYISEISPAEVRGALISINCFMLTGGQFLSCLINLAFTHAPGTWRWMLGVAGVPALLQFILMFFLPESPQWLYKKGRQAAAEATLRKIYPAEEADKEIQALKDSIAAETNNEEGSSEKINIVKLLKTKTVRRGLIAGVGLQMFQQFVGINIVMYYSPTIIQLAGFASNQTALALSLVTSGLNAMGSIVSIYFIDRTGRKKLLIISLCGLILSLEFLSVVFYASTSHPPRVSTMETFHFSPYTCPDFRLATTTNWDCSKCLKASSPDCGFCASKSNKLFPGACLMSNDTVKDLCQNEGRLWYTRGCPSKHGWLALIGLALYIIFFSPGMGTAPWIMNSEIYSLRFRGVCGGIAATANWVSNLIVAQSFLSLTQAIGISLTFLFFGTISVVALLFVMVFVPETKGLAIEEVEKMLEKKDVHFVFWKRQAG